Within the Arachis duranensis cultivar V14167 chromosome 10, aradu.V14167.gnm2.J7QH, whole genome shotgun sequence genome, the region CCTTGTCGTTTCGATCTATCTCATGACTTCTCTACGCACCCTACCCTATCGTTTTGTTGAAACAGAACCACCGTTTTTTCCTCAGATTCTCTTTCCGCCTTTGTTTccgttttcttctccttctcctacCACTTGAACAACCTCTCCACTCTCTGATTGATTATCGGTTTCACgaatcttcttctctttcggTTCTGAGTAAACTATAGTTTCCGAATATGGATTTGGATGATTTCCGATCCATATTGGATACTGCCGGCGTTGACGTTTGGCTCTTCATCGACACCGCCATCACCGTCGCTTCCTTGGATTGCGGTGATGAGCTGAGGCGACGGAGGGATGGAATCATAGAACGAATCTTCGCTGCCACCACACCTCCTCTGCCGTGCCGGAACTGCGACGGCGATCGTAACCTGAGGTCCAATGGCTACCAAATCAAGAAACGCCTCAGCCCTAGCCCTAGCCCTCAGCGACAACACAGCCACCACCAGCAACGTCGTGGTGGCCGTGGTGCCGCCGCTGCAGTTTCTCCCTCAACGCCGCAGTCTCTCGGAGATGATGATGACAACGGCCACGCCGACGCCGCCGAAGACGACCGTGAAGATTTGGATCCTTACGGCGGCTTGTTCGATGATGAGCAGAAGAAGATTCTAGAGATTAAAGAGCAGCTCGAAGAACCCGACCAGGTGCTGATTAATCagttctttttttcttcaaatattattttatgcCTTTTTCATGTTAGATGAGTTATAATTTCTATAcatttttagcttattttgcctttttctttctgtttttacttAAAATTATCTCAGTCTGAAGAATCGTTGGTGGAGCTGCTGCAAAATCTCGCAGACATGGATATTACATTCCAAGCGTTAAAGGTAacttaggttttttttttttgaattagttttattttactgTATAACGATGTTTGGTTTTTCCTTGCAGGAGACTGACATTGGGAGGCACGTGAATCGGTTGCGAAAGCATTCCTCCAATGACGTTCGCAGATTGGTGAAGCTACTTGTGAGGTTGTTAATTAAACactacttttgtttttattttcaaaattgaattaatcTTATCATAATTGCAGTGGATTTGATTGAGCTGTTTTATTTGCAGGAAGTGGAAGGAAATTGTGGATGAGTGGGTGAGGTTGAATCAACCGGGTGGAACAGCTTCTCTCATGGGTAAAACCAAACCACAACTCAAATGTTTTGGGAGATTTTTCCTAGTTATGGAATTAGAaatccaagtgtttgatgataATTGTTGGCGTTGCATTTACATTTGCAGCTGATGGGGACTCTCCACCGCTGAAAACCACCCAAAACGGGCATCATCAggtcttttttggaccttttttttttaatatcatgGTAATGTTTAAGGCCCTGTTTGGCGTTATTAATATTCTATTTTGAAattcctttttatttgttttttgcaGATTCCTGATTTTGCATACTCGCCAAATCCACACAGTGAGTACTTGGGCATCTTATTCAAATCTTCTTTTTGTGTGTGTCTCTGTTGTTTTGGATTTTGGCGAACAATAATGCTTTTCTGCTTCTGTATGCTGACACAGATGGAAGTTCTGGGTCTGACCGTAACACCTCAGAGGCAGAACCAAAACCAAAAGTGATTCCCCGCAAAGAAGCTCCGCCAAAACCAACGCCGCCACCTTCAGTCCCTACTCCTTCCATCGCCTTCCAAAATGTACAGTTGtgattattatgtttttatataACCGTTTTGGAAGTGTCTTAACCCTCCAAATGTTGTTGCTAACATCACGgagtatgaaaataaaataaaaaaaaaaacgaagaaaagCAATGAATGTGGGGCGTAGGGGAAAAAGCATCATAGATATGGGGGTGTTATTATTAATCTCTTACCCACACGTTGTTGCTTTGAATATTAATTGCAGAGACAGAGAGAACAAAGAGATAGAGATTTTGACGCGGAGAGGCTTGCTTCGGCAAGGAAGCGGCTTCAAGAGAACTACAAAGAGGCTGAAAATGGTGGAATTCTCGTTTCTAtagtttcttaaaaaatttcttACCATAGTACTAGTAGTACGTATATATACTGACGGGTGGTTTGGTGTGTTGTGTGGGGTTGTGTATAGCGAAAAAGCAAAGAACGATTCAGGTGATGGACATCCACGAGTTACCAAAGTCAAAACCCAAGAATGCCTTCTTTGGAAAGAACAAAGGCAGTGGCGGTTCTCAGGGAAGGCACTGGTGATGGTCATGGTGATTCCAATTACCATGTTCGATTCTTGGTACTAGCCAGCCATGTAACGttttaagaaaaagaagggGCTTGTGCCTTGTTGGGTGGGGTGATGCCGGATGAAAATTCCTAAACCCGCTTCACCCGTTGTGAATTTTTCATCCCCAAACCTATTATTTTTCTTGTGGTTTCTATTTACTTAATAATAACCaacgaaaagaaagaaaggaaattccaaaataattttttttcctggAGAGGGAACTAACGAAACCAATTTTTTGAAGCGCACATGATTTTCTGAGCCAGGAATCAGGGTAGTATGGAACGGAAACGTTTTTGGGTCGGGGAGTAGGGGTTGTTTTTAATCATTCAAGTAATACATTTAATAACAAAACCATGGGAATTTTGGAGTGAAGTCTCAAGTATGTTGCGTTAATGAATAGTAGGCATCTGTTTTTGAAAGCATCAGCCAAGGACTCAAGAAGTGATGAACAGTTTTTACACGGGACCGGGTTGGGTAGGTGAGAGCCTAGTTGGTTCTGTAATTAATGTGTTGAGATTATTAAGAGTGCATAGTTGACATGTGCGCACGACGTGGCTCTTTTCTTTACGTCAAGCAACACATAACATGTCTTTTAGGATTCGGTTGTTCACATGAGCTGTGCTTGGATCTTCTGTGGTATTGGCCTGTCTCTGCTCCTGTTGTTTTGTTAAGTACGTCAAACCATGAAAAAGTCTTCCTCTTCGCTCCCAATGCttttcaaaaaaagaaatttaagcCACCTAAAATGTCAGATTTTAAGAAAAACTCATAGCAGACTTTACCTTCTGGCGGATTGAGtcgtttctaaaccaatcagcTCACAATATTTTTAGGTTAACGTTTGTGTAGGGGAATTTAACGATTGCTCttaaaattaaaactcaaaTTAGGGATAGCAACGAAAATAAAATCCGTAAGCGTAGGTATTAGTGAGGATATTCGGAGATGGGGATGACCGGATGAGAGTGGGggaaaaaattagtaaaaaggttacacaataaaattcaaatggtaatattTTTCATGATAAAGATATTAATGCTTAAagattaaaaagtattttaaataGGAATTGTCTAGTATGcataatgtttttttttgttttaaaattgtattgtatattttagttatgttttGTGTACTTGacgtttattattttttttatatgacataattaaaaaatgttaaattcattttcatcttaaTTATACTAGCATTAATGCAGTTTTTATTGAAATGAATAATTTTCGTGGGGTTTCTCTAGGACTATAGATTTGTTTAATAAAGTTTTTACTTATTGAAAATAGcttatcaaaattattttaaaacataaatttttaaaagttgtagcacttatatttcataaaattaaattaaaaatgattcttgattagcataagtaaaaataatttttaaaatttaaaaagattataccaaatataaatataagaataaattttaataaacataatccaactttaaaaaatatctttcttaagtattttcaaaaacctccataatttttaaaagttgtaagTACAACATATTATCTTTTtgatttatcaaatataaaattagcttagatttttaaaaaacataagaattttttcaaaagctttgttaaatcaaatcatatatttccCTACGGAGAATGGGAATGGGAAAGAATATTTTTCCGCTATTTGAAACAGTAAAAGGAATTGAGAAAAATTTCAGGATGTGGAGTGGAGAGGGGAGAATGCCTATCTCAGATGTtaatgtttttactttttatgttTAACACCCGTACAGCATTGTATGCGTACTAATTACTATAGCAATTGATGATTAGCTGCTTCCCCCCTccccatcttctttttcttttcttccaaaTTAAAAGATGTTATTGTTGAGGACTGGTTAATGttgccaaaaatattttataaataataacaataattaacaaattaGCTATAATATTTGTGTGTATATTTATAATGTTTCATAtatgtttttaataaataattaactaccAAATGGTTCAACTTCTATAACagaataaataacttttttgaaacaaaataatcaaatttattcaCAGAAAAGAGCCATCAAATTTTTCTTGAACATAAAAAATCAGTAAAATGTAAAATAAGTTTCATATAAATATgattataatttgattatattatttataaaatttgtttgtaTATTAAGCATAGTTGTTCATTTAGTGTAATTGTAATTTTCACACCTTAGCAACAATATCCTCTAATCTTTAATCAAAGATCCATCAATTTTGCTTTCGGTAATTACACAAATGCAAACTTATAAGAAAGCAGTTTGTTTTATCATATAGGCTGAGACAATCTAAGGGGGGTATAAATGTTTTTACCCGCCTGATACTCTTGAAAGTCATGAACAAGTATTTATTAAGTCCTTAAACTACCACCAAAACGGAAGGAAGGAGTCCTTAAACTGACTTCACGTTGCATGTCAAGCTTGTTATCATTAGAAAACGAAGACTGAATCCTATTATTGTTGCGCTTGGGTTTGACTTGGATCATGACAGCGTCGAGCCATCCTCAATTTCCAAATTAATGTAAACAGTTCTTGGGAACAAAAATGGGTTAACACTTAACATCGCATTGTACGGCTCATGCCCCTTCAAAAGTATGGGACATCACCATAATATGGTCACATGCCAACACAGCACGCAAGAAATCAAAACTCAGATATCTATTCCAACAGCAATAGCATACTGCATATAATGGACTCATCACTTTTTACCTATTTACTACATCCGGGTTAACTACGTGACTTATTGctaagctcaagaactaatagcatatataataatataattgttCCGACCAAAAGAATTTTCCATAGCTGCACCATCAACTATTGCAATCACCAACTTCTTGAATCATCCTCAATTAAACTATTAGTACCATGGCCAGCTAAAACTACAATGTGTGCTAAAAGGAAAGTCTGGGACTGTAATCCTGAGTGATGAGAATCCGGTCTAGTTCACACCATTAACTCCTCAATTTTGCATCTTAGACTCATCTGTTTTCTTGAAGCCATCAAGCATCCCATCAATCAGTTTGTCCTTCGGGGATAAAAGTGGATCAGCTACAAATGAATAGCTCTTTCGAGAACTATGCTTCTCTTTATAGTTCCCTGAAGGAATTTTGGAAAGGGCACCCTGAGATGACTCGCCCGATGGATTCAAAATCCTTTTCAGAGAATCATTATTAAAGATGtcaacactatctgaattctttGCACTATTCTCTCCTTCCTTTCTACAGTGCCAGAAATCCAAAACTTTGAGAAGAGAACTGTCTTGCTCATTACATCTTGGCTTTCCTTGCTCTTCTGGTTGAGTTAAACAGCTACTATCTTCTTCAGACTCAGAAGGATCATAATCTAAGCCAACAGGTTCATAATCAGGATACTTTGAGGTATCCAGTTCTTTGGCATTCCTACTTAATTCTGACTCCACATCACTCTGGTCAGAATTGTTGGCAGAAATAGGACCTAATTCTTCCCATGGAGAGTCCATGCTATCATCCTTTGGAGCTGAACCAGACAATTCACTATCTGAAGGAAAAATATTAGTGGACTCTAATTTAGCTCCCTGCATTGTCTGCAATAAGGATGCCAAATTTTTATAACCGAGCTTCTGTAAACTAATATGATAGCCACACATCTCATAAAATAGTTTTCGGAAACAACCAATATTGTATCCCTCTGGGTGGATTCTCAATATTTCATCCACAACTTTTTGGCAGTCTACTAATATATCATTTCTAGACCTCTCAGCATATAGTTTTTCAGTGGCAAGTTTCAAAACACTAGTATGAGGAGTATTCTGATTGTGTTTCTCTGCATCATGTTCAAGTAATTTCTGCAGGTTGGACTGTGATGTTCTATTTAAAAAGAGAGATCGAAGGCCATTCGCACCATGAGAAAGGCCCATAGATGAGTTCTTCTGAACTGGTCGAGTCACCTTAAATGGGTAGTTTGTGGAGCTGCTTACTTCCAACCATTTCTTGTCTGCTATTAATAAATCAATCAGTTGAAGAATATCCTTTTCAGTGAGAGACTTGAGAACCGCAGGACCGCccttttgtaatttttgtgcCAAATCCTCCCTGACAAACAAACATAGTAGCATTACAATTTACTCTTTCAACAAGTAGGATTAGCTATTACCTACATGATGATCATCGTTTTGGGCGGGCAGGGGAgggagaaaaaataaagatgaagaagaaagatcAAAGCATAACTTCCAACAGCAAAACATCATGATACAATCGATTTGTTACTTTCATTTTATACGGGGAACTAATCAAGATTTCGAGACAAAAACAAGATGTTATCCATAGCAAAAGgggtaatttttcaaaatatttgtataaaacTACCATGCATAACAACCTGCTTGTTGACAGGGAGACGAGAACTGATCCTTGGGTGGTAAAAACAAAAGATTCCATGTAATTCCAAAAGGAATCTCTAAAAAATAACTTGGGCTTGTCAGAATGACCAACATTCTGGTTCACTTCTGATGTGTTGGCCTCTACAGACTGAGAAACAGTCTGGTCCCGATCACATAATTTGGTCTCTACAGAATGACTAACAATCTGGTTTGGCTCAGATAACATGGGCGCCTGATCTGATATTTTCGGCTCTTCGGCATGAATAACACTCTGGTTCTGTTCGGATAGCTTGGACTCCTCAGAATGTTTTATAGTCTCGTCTACTTGANNNNNNNNNNNNNNNNNAATGATTTATAGCCATGTCTGGTTGACATAGCTTGGGCTCCTCCGAATGACTTACTGCCATGTCCAGTTGAGATAACTTGGGCTCCTCAAACTCAGAGTGACTATCCATGCTGGTCTTATTAGTGGTTAAATCATCAGATTTAGCATTTCTTTTCCAAAATGGAAACCAACTTCTAATCCAACCAAATATTGAACTTTTGCTATGAGTTTCAACACTCCCACCATGCCTCTTGTCAACCATGAAGTCATCAACTGGCAAAGAATAAGAGCTTTGACAAACCTCATCAGCATCCCCTCTAGTTGGCCCCTCATTTTTGTACTCAGCTATATATTTTCCAGATTCATCATCAACAAGATTGTTTTCTACCAATGTGTTCTGAGCAGAGTGGTCATCTGATGAAGTAGGTTTTCCAGATTTATTGAGACCTATCTTGTCAGGCGTTACAATCTCATTATCTGCCTTAAATTGTGAAACTTCCTTGTCTTTTTGTGGCAGTTGAACCTTAGACAATCGTGCATCAGTCATATTCCCAATCTTCTCACTACTCCTTTCATGCAATGAGGGCATTGAAGGCGTCCTATCTGCATCTCTAGGCATATTTTTACTCTCACCATTCAACTTTTGAGGTGTTTCATTCCCAACAGCAGGTGTTTTTGATGGCCCATCATTGCTTGCAAGGGGTTTGGGAAACTCTGAGGGAGCCAAACACACAAAATAAACACCATCTAAATGCTTGAGCTGTACGTGTGGTATTGATAGAAGAAAACGGGAAAACTTTTTCTGTCCATAGAATGATTTCTCCAATTGCACATTATTTTTAGCCAACTCCGCACGAAAATCTGTAATGGACATCCCTTTTGGATGCGAACTTAATATTTTCCTAACCTGCCTTGCAACTGACTTAGGAATTGGGGGAGATTCACAGCTTTCTGCTTTTTGACAAGATGCAGACTGCTCACTAGCTGAGAAGGGATTTTCAAGAGGCACCTTATAATTTCCATACCAAGAACTAACAGGGCCATCTGGAGGATGATTGAAATGCTTTCCAGTAAGTTCTTCTCCCTTAAGCAAAGATGGCCAGTGCCACATTATAGTTGCTGCAGCGCATAGCACATCAGAAGCTGATCCTGGAGTTGCAAGCAGGATGTTGTAGTTATTCATTCTTAAGCGGTGCAATATGCCAGCAAAGTCTTTATCCCCAGAAATCAGAAAGAGATGCGCAGGTGGCGGGTTTTGAGAAACCCAACACATTAGATCAATAAGAAGAGATCTATCAGCACTATTCTTTCCACCTGCACAAAGTCATTGAAGAAATTATAATTCGGAAAACTTAAATTACTTATGAATCCCCTGATTAGTAAAACATTAAGATTTAATATTGTTCTGAATCTATATGGGGCCATAAATACTGATGCATGAGCTGCAAACCATAATATTCACTTATTAGTTGCACCTCCATGGCTTCATCTCAAATATGATGAGATCATGAGTTCTCACCTACGACGGACGCCGCATTCAACATCGCTATTAGTGACATTTATCTAACAAAGATGCAGAAGAGAATAGCTCCCATCTTATGATTCCTAACGTGTTTGAAACTGAAAACCGTTACAAACAGTTATCTACCAAAGACGCGTCTCCCTTTTTTACCaaactatttatatattttatttttaatttttaaacacaTTTAGTCAGAACATATACTAATTAAGATAGATGAAGAAGTTATATATGATTATAAAATTGACATAAAGCAACGGAAGTAAAGACAAGACGAAGAGAGCACAAGAAGGTAACCATTGGGAACGTGGGCGAGATGAATGCCGGTGTAAGAAAGTGCCTCCTGGTTGGATCTAGAAAGCTGCAAGACATCCCCGAAGGCCGTTATATGGACGGGCCCCTTAATACCGTTGGCTCTAACGGCTTCCGTTATGACGGTGGCGATCTTGGAGACGTTGATGGTGTTCGGCACTTGGCAGTTCTCGAAATCCCACCACACCGACACCCTCA harbors:
- the LOC107470349 gene encoding probable mediator of RNA polymerase II transcription subunit 26c — its product is MDLDDFRSILDTAGVDVWLFIDTAITVASLDCGDELRRRRDGIIERIFAATTPPLPCRNCDGDRNLRSNGYQIKKRLSPSPSPQRQHSHHQQRRGGRGAAAAVSPSTPQSLGDDDDNGHADAAEDDREDLDPYGGLFDDEQKKILEIKEQLEEPDQSEESLVELLQNLADMDITFQALKETDIGRHVNRLRKHSSNDVRRLVKLLVRKWKEIVDEWVRLNQPGGTASLMADGDSPPLKTTQNGHHQIPDFAYSPNPHNGSSGSDRNTSEAEPKPKVIPRKEAPPKPTPPPSVPTPSIAFQNRQREQRDRDFDAERLASARKRLQENYKEAENAKKQRTIQVMDIHELPKSKPKNAFFGKNKGSGGSQGRHW
- the LOC107470333 gene encoding uncharacterized protein LOC107470333 encodes the protein MSMRPFLPKCLFFSSSPARALLLPLQLSQFSSSSHSPSYHPRRLEEESRHVRVSVWWDFENCQVPNTINVSKIATVITEAVRANGIKGPVHITAFGDVLQLSRSNQEALSYTGIHLAHVPNGGKNSADRSLLIDLMCWVSQNPPPAHLFLISGDKDFAGILHRLRMNNYNILLATPGSASDVLCAAATIMWHWPSLLKGEELTGKHFNHPPDGPVSSWYGNYKVPLENPFSASEQSASCQKAESCESPPIPKSVARQVRKILSSHPKGMSITDFRAELAKNNVQLEKSFYGQKKFSRFLLSIPHVQLKHLDGVYFVCLAPSEFPKPLASNDGPSKTPAVGNETPQKLNGESKNMPRDADRTPSMPSLHERSSEKIGNMTDARLSKVQLPQKDKEVSQFKADNEIVTPDKIGLNKSGKPTSSDDHSAQNTLVENNLVDDESGKYIAEYKNEGPTRGDADEVCQSSYSLPVDDFMVDKRHGGSVETHSKSSIFGWIRSWFPFWKRNAKSDDLTTNKTSMDSHSEFEEPKLSQLDMAVSHSEEPKLCQPDMAIDETIKHSEESKLSEQNQSVIHAEEPKISDQAPMLSEPNQIVSHSVETKLCDRDQTVSQSVEANTSEVNQNVGHSDKPKLFFRDSFWNYMESFVFTTQGSVLVSLSTSREDLAQKLQKGGPAVLKSLTEKDILQLIDLLIADKKWLEVSSSTNYPFKVTRPVQKNSSMGLSHGANGLRSLFLNRTSQSNLQKLLEHDAEKHNQNTPHTSVLKLATEKLYAERSRNDILVDCQKVVDEILRIHPEGYNIGCFRKLFYEMCGYHISLQKLGYKNLASLLQTMQGAKLESTNIFPSDSELSGSAPKDDSMDSPWEELGPISANNSDQSDVESELSRNAKELDTSKYPDYEPVGLDYDPSESEEDSSCLTQPEEQGKPRCNEQDSSLLKVLDFWHCRKEGENSAKNSDSVDIFNNDSLKRILNPSGESSQGALSKIPSGNYKEKHSSRKSYSFVADPLLSPKDKLIDGMLDGFKKTDESKMQN